One window of Cherax quadricarinatus isolate ZL_2023a chromosome 18, ASM3850222v1, whole genome shotgun sequence genomic DNA carries:
- the LOC138852858 gene encoding nonsense-mediated mRNA decay factor SMG5-like — MYLVPDATVLINHLQAIKMLLSKPTHIIIIPQAAIDLLDQQKRESLGARDAIRWLEIKFRHGSRFIKAQCPHERTRLPLIKYPKRKDKEAWEWYQIVECCHYLSAQVQQNSITVKTASDSTDCRETPTQFHFHSLWPHPSCRRSIGTH, encoded by the exons ATGTATTTGGTTCCAGATGCAACTGTGCTTATCAACCACCTCCAGGCTATCAAGATGCTTCTGTCAAAGCCTACACATATAATAATCATCCCACAAGCAG CTATTGACTTGCTTGATCAACAAAAGCGGGAGAGCTTGGGTGCCCGTGATGCTATCCGCTGGCTGGAGATAAAGTTCCGTCATGGCTCACGCTTTATCAAAGCCCAATGCCCACATGAAAGAACTCGCTTGCCTCTTATTAAGTACCCCAAGCGGAAGGACAAGGAAGCTTG GGAGTGGTATCAAATAGTGGAATGTTGCCATTATCTGAGTGCACAAGTGCAGCAGAATTCTATCACTGTCAAGACGGCAAGTGACTCTACTGACTGCAGAGAAACACCCACCCAGTTCCACTTTCATTCACTCTGGCCTCACCCAAGCTGCAG GCGCAGTATTGGAACACATTGA
- the LOC128689346 gene encoding uncharacterized protein isoform X1 has protein sequence MAALVHEPATPRPLLDTAPRFDPASSLDHSSDTPHASVPLAGAVSSPASGTEVSTDSFDLSDLQSPLTLLPASPSTVRQFSNRWPIPRRANSGPMPKRQRQLPADDTSPPSHSFQKRSTRPALPFHAQFQKAQWTKFFTLRPTSSTAYLSDHSIGKTLLCHVGKDSSFHALKSGTRIITVQNATQAHDLSLLSHIDTVPVTIEKYHSLNSCSGTVILPHTIVQQNFQTCGNDILEQLELQDLPILKVDTYVLPARGRRRYPNNVARLTFESRELPSSVYVAGHQLQVRKVIPTPQLCRNCWRFGHPAKYCRSIAKCPVCGADDHSNTSCNRPPSCLNCHEAHPSYSCCCQVYLKEREIRYLKEAEGLPYAMASPPPRETTLCFLFPCFKTSPHFWGPICSLLCGYLSHSHSCI, from the coding sequence atggcagccctagtccatgaacctgctacccccaggccccttcttgataccgcaccccgttttgaccccgcctcgtctttggaccactcttcggacactcctcatgcctctgtacctcttgctggtgctgtttcctcacccgcttcaggtactgaggtctcgactgactccttcgatttatctgacctccagTCTCCTTTGACtttgcttccggcctctccctctacggtgcgccaattttcgaatcgctggcccattccacgtcgggccaactctggtcccatgcctaaacgccaacgacaattacctgctgatgatacttctccaccttctcattcttttcagaaaagatcgacacgtcctgcactccctttccacgctcagtttcagaaggcacaatggactaaattcttcactttacgaccgacttcctctactgcctatctttccgaccacagtattggcaagacactcctatgccatgttggtaaagatagttcttttcatgctcttaagagcggtacacgcatcatcactgtacagaatgctacccaagctcatgatctttctctactttcccatatcgatactgttcctgtcactattgaaaaatatcattccctcaattcttgtagtggtaccgtcattctgccccataccatagttcaacaaaatttccagacatgtggcaatgacattcttgaacagctggaactccaagatctcccaatcctcaaggtagacacttatgttcttcctgcccgcgggcggagacgataccctaacaatgtggctcgtttaacttttgaaagtcgtgaactcccatcctcagtttatgtagcaggacatcagttacaagttcgaaaggtgatccctacaccgcaactgtgtagaaattgctggcgatttggccatccagcgaaatattgcagatccatagccaaatgcccagtctgtggtgccgatgaccattctaatacatcttgcaatcgacctccctcttgccttaattgtcatgaagctcacccttcgtactcttgctgttgccaagtctacttaaaggagcgggaaatccgttacctcaaagaggcagaaggtctcccttatgccatggcatctccgcctccaagggagactaccttgtgtttcttattcccgtgtttcaaaacgtccccccacttctggggtcccatctgcagcctcctctgtggttacctctcccatagtcactcctgtatctaa